In the genome of Bacteroidota bacterium, one region contains:
- a CDS encoding 1-acyl-sn-glycerol-3-phosphate acyltransferase, which translates to MLKTAFFYFTFWLILIFSILFFIPYYALKLTGSKSALKRFIYILSSAWARFILVVNGVSYTAYGKENIPKTRSGLVVISNHQGSFDIPIYISCLPFSVGFIAKHELKKLPIINVRMIALDCIFINRKKLKESSMKINERIRQKDKNPIFIFPEGTRSKGPQMGPFKPGSLKLLFNEKADVLPVTISGSFKCMELHQNVKSGHVELFYHPVIHCSDYPENDFDQFNKDLQRIIAGPLTAKNKE; encoded by the coding sequence ATGTTAAAAACTGCATTTTTCTACTTCACATTCTGGCTGATCCTGATTTTCAGCATCCTCTTTTTTATACCCTATTACGCTCTTAAACTTACAGGAAGCAAAAGTGCATTAAAACGTTTTATTTACATATTAAGCAGCGCTTGGGCACGTTTTATTTTGGTTGTGAATGGGGTAAGTTATACCGCTTATGGTAAAGAAAACATTCCCAAAACCCGCTCGGGTTTGGTTGTAATTTCAAATCATCAGGGAAGTTTCGACATTCCAATTTATATTTCATGCCTTCCGTTTTCGGTTGGGTTTATCGCCAAGCACGAATTGAAAAAATTGCCTATCATCAATGTACGGATGATCGCGCTAGATTGTATTTTCATTAACCGGAAAAAATTGAAGGAATCTTCCATGAAAATCAATGAACGGATTCGCCAAAAAGATAAGAACCCCATTTTTATTTTTCCTGAAGGTACCCGAAGCAAAGGACCGCAAATGGGACCATTCAAACCCGGCAGCCTCAAACTTCTGTTTAACGAAAAAGCCGATGTATTGCCCGTTACCATCAGTGGCAGTTTTAAGTGTATGGAGTTACATCAAAATGTAAAAAGCGGTCATGTTGAACTCTTTTATCACCCTGTTATACATTGCTCCGATTATCCTGAGAATGATTTTGATCAGTTTAATAAAGACCTGCAGCGAATCATTGCCGGGCCTTTGACGGCGAAAAATAAAGAATAA
- the rpsC gene encoding 30S ribosomal protein S3 codes for MGQKTNPIGLRLGIIKGWDSNWYGGNKFADKLIEDDKIRKYLNARLAKAGISKIIIERTLKLVTVTIFTARPGIIIGKGGSEVDKLKEELKKVTGKEIQINISEIKRPELDAVIVSSSIARQIEGRISFRRAIKTAIASTMRIGAEGIKVQISGRIGGAEMARSESYKEGRVPLHTLRADIDYALSEAHTTYGRIGIKVWICKGEIYGKPELVPTTGIGAKTQQGGGGAPAPGGPRGRGPRNKRR; via the coding sequence ATGGGACAAAAAACAAATCCAATAGGTCTTAGATTAGGAATCATTAAGGGATGGGATTCAAATTGGTACGGTGGAAATAAATTTGCCGATAAACTGATAGAAGACGATAAAATCAGAAAATATCTGAATGCCCGGCTGGCAAAAGCTGGAATATCAAAGATAATTATTGAGCGTACCTTAAAACTCGTAACTGTAACCATATTTACTGCTCGTCCGGGTATTATTATCGGAAAAGGTGGTTCTGAAGTTGACAAACTAAAAGAAGAGTTGAAAAAAGTTACCGGTAAGGAAATCCAAATCAATATCTCGGAAATTAAAAGGCCGGAATTAGATGCGGTAATCGTTTCCAGTTCAATCGCTCGTCAAATCGAAGGTAGAATCTCATTCAGAAGAGCCATTAAAACTGCTATTGCTTCAACAATGCGAATTGGTGCCGAAGGAATTAAAGTTCAGATTTCTGGTAGAATCGGTGGTGCTGAAATGGCAAGAAGTGAATCGTACAAAGAAGGACGTGTTCCATTGCATACTTTACGTGCAGATATTGATTATGCGCTCAGTGAAGCTCATACCACTTATGGACGTATCGGAATTAAAGTTTGGATTTGTAAAGGTGAAATTTACGGGAAACCTGAATTAGTTCCTACAACAGGAATTGGAGCCAAAACCCAACAAGGGGGAGGAGGCGCACCGGCACCAGGCGGACCACGCGGAAGAGGCCCACGAAATAAGAGAAGATAA
- the rplN gene encoding 50S ribosomal protein L14, which yields MIQQESRLAVADNSGAKEVLCIRVLGGTGKRYARIGDKIIVSVKSAIPSGNIKKGTVATAVVVRTKKETRRNDGSYIRFDDNAVVILNAAGEMSGTRIFGPVARELRDKQFMKIVSLAPEVL from the coding sequence ATGATACAACAAGAATCAAGATTAGCTGTAGCTGACAATAGTGGTGCAAAGGAAGTGCTTTGTATCAGGGTGTTGGGCGGTACCGGAAAAAGATACGCCCGAATTGGTGATAAAATTATTGTCTCGGTAAAAAGTGCCATTCCTTCAGGGAACATTAAAAAAGGTACCGTTGCCACAGCAGTCGTAGTGCGCACCAAAAAAGAAACACGAAGAAATGATGGTTCTTATATTCGCTTCGACGATAATGCCGTGGTGATTTTGAACGCAGCTGGAGAAATGTCGGGTACCCGTATTTTTGGCCCAGTAGCCAGAGAACTTCGCGACAAGCAATTTATGAAAATCGTTTCATTAGCACCCGAAGTGCTTTAA
- the rpsJ gene encoding 30S ribosomal protein S10 gives MSQRIRIKLKSYDHNLVDKSAEKIVKTVKSTGAVVNGPIPLPTNKKIFTVNKATFVNKKAREQFQLCSYKRLLDIYSTTSKTIDALMKLELPSGVEVEIKV, from the coding sequence GTGAGTCAAAGGATTAGAATCAAATTGAAATCATACGATCATAACCTGGTTGATAAATCAGCGGAAAAGATTGTTAAAACTGTTAAATCAACTGGAGCAGTTGTTAACGGACCAATTCCCTTGCCAACAAACAAAAAGATTTTTACAGTTAACAAAGCGACCTTTGTGAACAAGAAAGCAAGGGAACAGTTTCAGCTTTGCTCATACAAGAGGCTTCTTGATATATACAGTACCACATCTAAAACAATAGATGCATTAATGAAGCTCGAGCTGCCAAGTGGCGTTGAAGTAGAAATCAAAGTTTAA
- a CDS encoding DUF3459 domain-containing protein encodes LFSIYQKLILLRSSIPALFTGQLQFGIEGKQGLLSYYRIKEEEQVYIIMNFRNHKISANLLPNEHWVLLFSTHDRSDLRFIDQIKLSPFEALILKKD; translated from the coding sequence ATTGTTCAGTATCTATCAAAAATTGATCTTGTTGCGAAGTTCAATACCGGCTTTATTTACAGGACAATTGCAGTTCGGAATTGAGGGTAAACAAGGTCTGTTAAGCTATTACCGGATTAAAGAAGAAGAACAAGTTTATATTATCATGAATTTTAGAAATCATAAGATTTCTGCTAATCTATTGCCGAACGAGCATTGGGTCCTACTGTTTTCAACTCATGATAGATCAGATTTGAGGTTTATTGATCAAATAAAGCTTTCCCCATTCGAAGCATTAATCCTTAAGAAGGATTAA
- the rpmC gene encoding 50S ribosomal protein L29, with the protein MEQAVIKELSTDDLVDRLEEETKQLTKLKLNHAVSPLENPNKIKAYRKTIARIQTELRKRGIEKALAGTNDQETDK; encoded by the coding sequence ATGGAACAAGCAGTTATCAAAGAACTTTCTACAGATGATTTGGTAGATCGATTAGAGGAAGAAACAAAACAATTGACAAAATTGAAACTGAATCATGCGGTTTCTCCTCTTGAAAATCCAAATAAAATCAAGGCCTATAGGAAAACCATAGCCCGGATTCAGACCGAATTAAGGAAACGTGGAATTGAAAAAGCCTTGGCTGGTACTAATGACCAGGAAACTGATAAGTAA
- the rplX gene encoding 50S ribosomal protein L24: MQKKLHIKKGDTVMVISGESKGQQGRVLKLMPEANRGIVEGVNMVSKNAKPNAKNPKGGIIKQESPIHLSNLKVVDGAGNPTRVGKRMDEKDNKSVRYSKKTGEVIK, from the coding sequence ATGCAAAAAAAATTACATATAAAAAAGGGTGATACCGTCATGGTTATCAGTGGTGAATCGAAAGGTCAGCAGGGTCGTGTACTTAAGCTTATGCCTGAGGCAAATCGCGGTATCGTAGAAGGTGTGAACATGGTTTCAAAAAATGCCAAACCCAATGCTAAAAATCCTAAAGGTGGGATTATCAAGCAAGAATCACCAATTCACCTATCAAACTTGAAAGTTGTTGATGGTGCCGGTAATCCTACTCGCGTTGGTAAAAGAATGGATGAGAAAGATAATAAGAGTGTTCGATATTCAAAAAAAACAGGGGAGGTAATTAAGTAA
- the rplW gene encoding 50S ribosomal protein L23: protein MDIIKKPVITEKMTAMGEKLNRYGFIVDKRANKLQIKEAIKEIYGVEVTAVNTMSYSGKSKSRFTKAGFISGKTSSFKKAIITLAEGETIDFYSNI, encoded by the coding sequence ATGGATATCATTAAAAAGCCTGTAATTACAGAAAAAATGACCGCGATGGGAGAAAAACTCAACCGTTATGGTTTTATAGTGGATAAACGGGCCAATAAGCTTCAAATTAAGGAAGCGATAAAGGAAATTTACGGAGTTGAGGTTACAGCAGTAAATACCATGAGTTACTCCGGTAAATCCAAATCCAGATTTACAAAAGCCGGATTTATTAGCGGCAAAACAAGTTCATTTAAGAAGGCTATTATTACATTAGCCGAAGGCGAAACAATTGATTTTTATAGCAATATTTAA
- the rpsG gene encoding 30S ribosomal protein S7, whose product MRKSRPKKRVILPDPKFNEVLVTKFVNNLMYQGKKNLAFKVFYEAIEIVTEKMQEDGLEVWKKALANVTPAVEVRSRRIGGATFQIPSEIRAGRKMSIGMKNLIGYSRKRHEKSMGQKLAGEIMAGYKEEGSAFKKKEDTHRMAEANKAFSHFRF is encoded by the coding sequence ATGAGGAAATCTAGACCAAAAAAACGAGTTATTCTTCCTGATCCAAAATTCAATGAGGTTTTGGTGACAAAATTTGTTAACAATTTGATGTACCAAGGAAAGAAAAACCTGGCTTTTAAAGTTTTTTACGAAGCAATAGAAATTGTAACTGAAAAAATGCAGGAAGACGGATTGGAAGTTTGGAAAAAAGCTTTGGCTAATGTAACTCCAGCGGTAGAGGTTAGAAGTAGGAGAATCGGAGGGGCAACTTTTCAGATTCCTTCTGAAATCAGGGCAGGCAGAAAAATGTCGATTGGTATGAAAAACCTGATTGGCTATTCTCGTAAACGTCATGAAAAATCAATGGGTCAGAAATTGGCCGGTGAAATCATGGCAGGGTATAAAGAAGAAGGTTCTGCTTTTAAGAAAAAAGAAGACACACATAGAATGGCAGAAGCTAATAAAGCTTTCTCGCATTTTAGATTTTAA
- the rpsS gene encoding 30S ribosomal protein S19: protein MSRSLKKGPYIHFKLEKKVFANIESSKKTVIKTWSRASMISPDFVGQTIAVHNGNKFIPVYVTENMVGHKLGEFAPTRIFRGHAGNKDKGKR from the coding sequence ATGAGTCGTTCTCTTAAAAAAGGTCCTTATATTCATTTCAAACTGGAGAAAAAGGTTTTTGCGAATATTGAATCCAGCAAAAAAACGGTTATTAAAACCTGGTCAAGGGCATCAATGATTTCCCCAGACTTTGTTGGACAAACCATTGCTGTTCATAATGGAAATAAATTCATTCCGGTTTATGTTACTGAAAACATGGTTGGACATAAATTAGGTGAATTTGCCCCAACCCGAATTTTCAGAGGACACGCAGGAAATAAAGATAAAGGCAAACGATAA
- the rplV gene encoding 50S ribosomal protein L22 has protein sequence MGARKHNSAEQLKEAKKTTYFAKLNNCPTSPRKMRLVAGLIRGGNIENALHILQHSPKEASIRMHKLLRSAIANWEAKNEGQRIEDSHLYVKEVLVDSGRVLKRIQPAPQGRAHRIKKRSNHVTVILDSRTVVEEVKNQNQ, from the coding sequence ATGGGAGCAAGAAAACATAATTCGGCAGAACAATTAAAGGAAGCAAAGAAAACAACATACTTTGCCAAATTGAATAATTGTCCTACTTCGCCCAGAAAAATGAGATTAGTAGCTGGCTTGATCAGAGGAGGAAATATTGAAAATGCATTGCATATTTTACAACATTCTCCAAAAGAAGCTTCAATCCGAATGCACAAACTATTGCGTTCAGCTATCGCAAACTGGGAAGCTAAAAATGAAGGTCAGCGTATTGAAGACAGCCACCTTTATGTTAAAGAAGTTTTAGTGGATAGTGGCAGAGTATTAAAACGTATTCAACCTGCACCTCAAGGCCGTGCACACCGAATAAAAAAACGTTCAAATCATGTCACTGTTATACTTGATAGCAGAACAGTAGTAGAAGAAGTTAAAAATCAAAATCAATAA
- the rpsL gene encoding 30S ribosomal protein S12: MPTIQQLVRKGRQKLTDKSKSPALDSCPQRRGVCVRVYTTTPKKPNSAMRKVARVRLTNGKEVNAYIPGEGHNLQEHSIVMIRGGRVKDLPGVRYHIIRGALDTSGVEGRTQRRSKYGTKRPKQK; encoded by the coding sequence ATGCCAACAATACAACAGTTAGTTCGCAAGGGACGTCAAAAATTAACCGATAAGAGTAAATCTCCTGCTCTGGATTCGTGTCCGCAACGTAGGGGAGTTTGTGTTAGGGTTTATACCACAACACCTAAAAAACCTAACTCAGCTATGAGAAAGGTTGCAAGAGTTCGACTAACTAACGGAAAAGAGGTGAATGCCTATATTCCGGGTGAAGGACATAATTTGCAGGAGCACTCAATTGTAATGATACGTGGGGGCAGGGTGAAAGATCTTCCGGGTGTAAGATACCATATCATCAGAGGTGCATTGGATACTTCAGGTGTTGAGGGACGTACTCAAAGAAGATCAAAATACGGTACAAAACGACCAAAACAGAAATAA
- the rplC gene encoding 50S ribosomal protein L3 — MSGLIGKKIGMTSIYDANGKNVPCTVIEAGPCTVTQVRSMEIDGYEAIQLAFDDKKEKHTSNAMKGHFAKAGISPKRIVRELTRFEKGHQKKFGDVIGVEIFVEGEFIDVVGTSKGKGFQGVVKRHNFRGVNDATHGQHNRLRAPGSIGASSWPSRVFKGMRMAGRTGGDRVKLINLQILKIIPEKNLLIVKGAVPGAKNSYLIIERWS, encoded by the coding sequence ATGTCAGGATTAATAGGAAAAAAAATAGGTATGACCAGCATATACGATGCAAACGGCAAAAATGTGCCATGCACCGTTATTGAAGCTGGCCCTTGTACTGTAACCCAGGTCCGTTCAATGGAAATTGACGGATATGAAGCAATACAACTTGCGTTTGACGATAAAAAAGAAAAACATACCTCAAATGCAATGAAAGGTCATTTTGCGAAAGCAGGTATTTCTCCAAAACGAATAGTTCGCGAGTTGACCCGTTTCGAAAAGGGCCATCAGAAAAAATTTGGTGATGTAATAGGCGTTGAAATTTTTGTCGAGGGTGAATTTATCGATGTTGTTGGAACATCCAAAGGAAAAGGATTTCAAGGGGTAGTTAAACGTCATAACTTTAGAGGTGTTAATGATGCAACTCACGGACAGCACAATCGATTAAGAGCTCCGGGTTCTATTGGTGCATCTTCTTGGCCCTCAAGAGTATTTAAAGGTATGAGAATGGCTGGAAGAACCGGTGGTGATCGCGTTAAATTGATCAATCTCCAAATCTTAAAAATTATTCCTGAGAAAAACCTTCTTATTGTTAAAGGTGCAGTTCCTGGTGCAAAAAATTCATATTTAATTATTGAAAGATGGAGTTAG
- the rpsQ gene encoding 30S ribosomal protein S17, with protein MERNLRKERVGLVVSNKMEKSIVVLIERKVKHPIYGKFGIKTSKLTAHDENNDCNIGDTVKIMETRPLSKSKCWRLIEIIERAK; from the coding sequence ATGGAAAGAAATTTAAGAAAAGAAAGAGTAGGATTGGTTGTAAGTAACAAAATGGAAAAATCCATTGTTGTCTTGATCGAACGTAAAGTTAAACATCCTATATATGGAAAGTTTGGGATCAAAACTTCCAAATTAACTGCTCACGACGAAAACAACGATTGTAACATTGGTGATACAGTAAAGATTATGGAAACCCGTCCGTTGAGCAAAAGTAAATGCTGGAGATTAATTGAAATTATTGAAAGAGCTAAATAG
- the rplB gene encoding 50S ribosomal protein L2, whose amino-acid sequence MALKKFKPTTPGQRFKIISAFDDITADKPEKSLLVTQKRSGGRNGDGKMTMRYMGGGHKKQYRIIDFKRDKDGIPATVNSIEYDPNRTARIALLFYADGEKRYIIAPNGLKVGQQINSGKGVSPDVGNTLFLSEVPFGTVVHNIELRPGQGGKMARSAGSHAQLMTRDGKFAILKLPSGETRMILQTCKATVGTVSNSDHSLERSGKAGRTRWLGRRPRVRPVVMNPVDHPMGGGEGRATGGHPRSRKGTPAKGYITRSKKKASSKYIIERRKK is encoded by the coding sequence ATGGCTTTAAAAAAATTTAAACCCACAACACCAGGTCAACGCTTTAAGATAATAAGCGCATTTGACGACATCACGGCAGATAAACCAGAAAAGAGCTTGCTTGTAACACAAAAGCGCTCAGGAGGAAGGAACGGTGATGGAAAGATGACCATGAGATATATGGGTGGTGGTCATAAGAAACAGTATAGAATCATTGATTTCAAAAGAGATAAAGATGGTATTCCTGCAACGGTTAATTCTATTGAATATGATCCAAACAGGACTGCACGTATAGCTTTACTTTTTTATGCCGATGGTGAAAAGAGGTATATTATTGCTCCTAACGGATTAAAAGTTGGGCAGCAAATTAATTCAGGAAAAGGTGTAAGCCCTGATGTTGGAAATACATTATTCCTGAGCGAAGTACCTTTCGGAACAGTAGTTCATAATATTGAATTGCGTCCGGGTCAAGGTGGAAAGATGGCACGAAGTGCAGGATCTCACGCCCAATTAATGACCCGAGATGGTAAATTCGCAATTCTGAAATTGCCTTCAGGTGAAACCCGAATGATTTTACAAACATGTAAAGCTACAGTTGGTACAGTATCAAATAGCGATCATAGTTTGGAAAGATCCGGAAAAGCAGGACGTACCCGTTGGTTGGGTCGTCGTCCAAGAGTTCGTCCGGTTGTAATGAATCCGGTTGATCACCCGATGGGTGGTGGAGAAGGAAGAGCTACCGGTGGTCACCCACGATCACGTAAAGGCACTCCTGCAAAAGGTTACATTACTCGTTCAAAGAAAAAAGCATCGAGCAAGTATATCATTGAAAGAAGAAAGAAATAA
- the fusA gene encoding elongation factor G, whose translation MSERLTYTRNIGIMAHIDAGKTTTTERILYYTGINHKIGEVHDGTATMDWMIQEQERGITITSAATTVFWDFNNNQYKINIIDTPGHVDFTVEVERSLRVLDGAVALFCAVGGVEPQSETVWRQANKYHVPRISFVNKMDRAGADFFKVITEINEKLGAQAIPLQIPIGAEDDFTGIVDLITNKAYEWDNDTLGAKYFEVPIPEELKEEVELYRSKLIEGVAEESDELFTKFLENPESITQEEIYAAIRKATIELRITPVLCGSSFKNKGVQFLLNAITSFLPSPIDITAVKGINPFTNKEESRSASVDEPFTALAFKIATDPFVGRIAFFRVYSGALEAGETVLNSNTNKKDRIGRILQMHANKQNPLKRIEAGDIGAAVGFKEIRTGDTLTDIKHPLVLESIEFPEPVISMAVEPKVQEDVDKLAISLQKLAEEDPTFTVRVDGDSGQTLINGMGELHLDILIDRLKREFNIAVNRGTPQVAYKEAITKTILHREVYKKQTGGRGRFAEIYIEIGPASDEVKGLEFINETRDGSIPKQYIPAIEKGFRMAMQNGSLIGFPMNNLKVRLIDGSYHSVDSDALSFEVAAAQAFRNATKLANPAILEPMMKLEISTPDDYVGDLSSDINKRRGHLSNVESKLGVQVIKAVVPMAEMFGYVTTLRTISSGRAISNLEFSHYQVTPKDIQEEVLYKIRGYVLNS comes from the coding sequence ATGTCGGAAAGACTAACATATACAAGAAACATAGGCATTATGGCTCATATCGATGCGGGTAAAACCACAACGACTGAGCGTATCTTGTATTATACCGGTATTAATCATAAAATTGGTGAAGTTCATGATGGTACTGCTACCATGGATTGGATGATTCAGGAACAGGAGCGTGGTATTACCATTACCTCTGCTGCTACAACTGTATTTTGGGACTTCAACAATAATCAATACAAAATTAATATCATTGATACCCCCGGCCATGTCGACTTTACTGTTGAGGTTGAACGATCACTCAGGGTTTTGGATGGAGCAGTTGCTTTATTCTGTGCTGTTGGTGGTGTTGAACCGCAATCGGAAACTGTTTGGAGACAAGCCAATAAATATCATGTACCGCGCATCAGTTTTGTAAACAAAATGGATCGTGCCGGTGCTGACTTTTTTAAGGTTATTACTGAAATTAATGAAAAACTAGGAGCACAAGCAATTCCATTGCAAATCCCGATTGGTGCCGAAGACGATTTTACAGGTATTGTTGATTTAATTACCAACAAAGCCTATGAGTGGGATAATGATACACTTGGTGCCAAGTATTTTGAAGTTCCAATTCCTGAAGAATTAAAAGAAGAAGTTGAACTTTATCGTTCAAAACTTATTGAGGGTGTTGCAGAAGAAAGCGATGAACTGTTTACTAAATTTCTTGAAAATCCTGAATCGATTACCCAGGAGGAAATCTATGCAGCCATTCGTAAAGCTACCATAGAGTTGAGAATTACTCCTGTACTTTGCGGATCTTCTTTCAAAAATAAAGGTGTCCAGTTTCTGTTAAATGCCATTACTTCATTTTTACCTTCTCCAATTGATATCACCGCCGTGAAGGGAATTAATCCATTCACAAATAAAGAAGAAAGCAGAAGTGCCAGCGTTGATGAGCCTTTTACAGCATTAGCTTTTAAAATCGCGACCGATCCTTTTGTAGGGCGGATTGCTTTTTTTAGGGTTTATTCAGGTGCTTTGGAAGCAGGTGAAACTGTTTTGAATTCAAATACAAATAAGAAAGATCGAATAGGCCGGATTTTACAAATGCATGCCAACAAGCAAAATCCATTGAAAAGGATCGAAGCGGGAGATATTGGTGCTGCGGTTGGCTTTAAAGAAATCCGTACCGGCGATACTTTAACAGATATTAAACACCCCTTAGTTTTAGAAAGTATCGAATTTCCAGAACCGGTTATCAGCATGGCTGTTGAACCAAAAGTTCAGGAAGATGTTGATAAATTGGCTATTTCCTTACAAAAGCTTGCAGAAGAAGATCCAACTTTTACCGTTCGGGTAGATGGAGATTCAGGCCAAACTTTAATTAATGGAATGGGCGAATTGCATCTTGATATTTTGATTGATCGATTGAAACGAGAATTCAATATCGCTGTTAATCGTGGAACTCCTCAGGTTGCATACAAAGAAGCGATTACCAAGACCATTTTACATCGTGAAGTTTATAAAAAACAGACTGGTGGCAGGGGTAGATTTGCCGAAATTTATATTGAAATCGGTCCTGCTTCGGATGAGGTAAAAGGGTTGGAATTTATAAATGAAACCAGGGATGGTAGCATCCCAAAACAATATATCCCTGCAATTGAAAAGGGATTCAGAATGGCAATGCAAAATGGATCGTTGATTGGTTTTCCGATGAATAACCTCAAGGTTCGTTTAATTGATGGATCATACCACAGTGTTGATTCGGATGCTTTGTCGTTTGAAGTTGCCGCAGCACAAGCGTTCAGAAATGCGACCAAACTTGCAAATCCGGCTATTTTAGAGCCGATGATGAAGCTCGAAATTAGCACTCCCGACGATTATGTTGGCGACTTGAGCAGTGATATTAACAAACGCCGTGGTCACCTTTCAAATGTTGAATCAAAATTAGGTGTACAGGTTATTAAAGCAGTAGTGCCAATGGCCGAAATGTTCGGATATGTAACAACATTGAGAACAATTTCATCCGGTCGTGCAATTTCAAATCTTGAATTTTCACATTATCAGGTTACGCCAAAGGACATACAAGAAGAAGTATTATATAAAATAAGAGGATACGTATTAAATTCTTAA
- the rplD gene encoding 50S ribosomal protein L4, producing the protein MELVVHNISGKETSKKVNLNDEIFGIEPNDHAIYLDTKQYLANQRQGTHSSKGKSELSGSTRKIKRQKGTGTARAGSIKSGLFRGGARMFGPQPRDYRFKLNKKLKRLARKSALSYKAIDKNIMVVEDFEMEPKTKSFIEMLNNFSLSEKKTLFILGESKENIYLAARNLKKIKVVHASALNTYDILNANNLLISENSLAEIEKMFV; encoded by the coding sequence ATGGAGTTAGTAGTACATAATATTAGCGGAAAAGAGACATCGAAGAAAGTCAACCTGAATGATGAAATATTCGGGATTGAACCTAACGATCATGCGATCTATCTTGATACCAAACAATATTTGGCAAATCAACGACAAGGAACCCACAGCTCAAAAGGCAAAAGTGAATTATCTGGAAGTACTCGCAAGATTAAACGTCAAAAAGGAACCGGTACTGCCCGTGCAGGTAGTATTAAATCCGGTCTCTTTAGAGGTGGAGCCCGTATGTTTGGCCCACAACCAAGAGACTATCGTTTTAAGTTGAACAAAAAACTTAAACGTTTAGCACGTAAGTCAGCACTTTCATATAAAGCAATAGATAAAAACATTATGGTTGTTGAAGATTTCGAAATGGAACCAAAAACCAAGAGTTTTATTGAAATGCTTAATAATTTCAGCTTAAGCGAGAAGAAAACATTATTTATATTGGGCGAAAGCAAAGAGAATATTTATCTCGCGGCCAGAAACCTGAAAAAAATTAAAGTTGTTCATGCTTCTGCACTCAATACTTACGATATTTTAAATGCAAATAATTTATTGATTTCTGAGAATTCTCTTGCTGAGATTGAGAAAATGTTTGTTTAA
- the rplP gene encoding 50S ribosomal protein L16, with product MLQPKKTKFRKMQKGKMKGNSFRGNQIAFGSFGIKALEETWITGRQIEAARQAVTRYMKREGQIWIRIFPDKPITKKPAEVRMGKGKGAPEYFVARVTPGRILFEAEGVPLEIAKEALRLASQKLPIKMKFVVRRDYVE from the coding sequence ATGTTACAGCCGAAAAAGACAAAATTCAGGAAAATGCAAAAAGGGAAAATGAAAGGAAATTCCTTTCGTGGCAACCAAATTGCATTTGGATCTTTTGGAATAAAAGCTCTAGAAGAAACCTGGATCACCGGAAGACAAATAGAAGCTGCTCGTCAAGCAGTTACTCGTTATATGAAGCGTGAAGGACAGATTTGGATTAGAATTTTCCCCGATAAGCCAATAACCAAAAAACCTGCTGAGGTACGTATGGGTAAAGGTAAAGGAGCTCCAGAATATTTCGTAGCAAGGGTAACTCCAGGCAGAATCCTTTTCGAGGCAGAAGGTGTGCCATTGGAAATTGCCAAGGAAGCATTGCGCTTGGCATCCCAAAAGCTTCCAATTAAAATGAAATTTGTAGTAAGAAGAGATTACGTAGAATAA